The Niastella koreensis GR20-10 genome includes a window with the following:
- a CDS encoding SusC/RagA family TonB-linked outer membrane protein translates to MKKFNRHVLPPPKTILLVSLFFFLFISITGRAQNKPVFTVSGQIKDSAGVAVANATVTEKGTKNAVTTSIDGSFNIKVSSESAVLLISSVGYVNQETSVNSQANLAILLQKLRQDLGEVIVVGYGTTQKASVIGSIAAVTDKDIGMVHGGSTVSTSLAGKLPGVSFRMQDGRPGASANIQVRNMGDALFVIDGIQQDAGQFNNLAPNDVESITVLKDASAAVYGVRAANGVIVVTTKRGKLGTRNTINLEAYTGYQNWMRFPNVLTNSYDYMRYRAEGEINRYGSTTITQDELEKYKIGKDPGYQSFDWKDFIIKKNAPQNSVNLNVTGGSDKINYYLSATHLYQNSVLGREYKFNRTNIQSNVTAKIANRLKVGMNINGRIETRDNPGVPYADDYWLARFAILRNTPLERPFANDNPNYLNDIKHNETNWGYLNTKWSGKYHNDWRVLQTNFNADYDVPYVKGLTVSGMYSYYLADYLLNNHEYTYTTYTYNPLDDTYKPTGGSTNPWREREQIKQINITQQLKLNYNRTFGLHTVGALFVNERIKNQRLRNWIHAVPSTNALTLIYFNTADTYEDSDDKEARIGYIGRLTYNYDNKYFLEMSARRDASYLFAPNNRVGYFPSIFAGWRVMEEPFMQKLLGNHNPLTDFKLRGSYGILGDDGKQLGLPAFAYVQGYNYNQGISILSGVPVVGSRDRGVPITNITWLKSKMTDVGFDFSLWNGKLSGTFDYFYRKRSGLRGRKSDVLVPSEIGYDLPDENINSDAQYGEEGALTYNGSYKKLRFAISGNLSYSRSKFLSSYKPVFFNSWDQYRNSGENRLTRINWGYDVIGQFTSQEQINNYPVNIDGQGNKTLLPGDLIYKDVNGDNKIDDYDVRPIGYGSDNNPPNINYGISITLQYGNFDFRADFSGAAGYTWFQNWETRNPFQNDGNLNTIFLDRWHRENPFDTKSAWIPGKYPALRFNDGGHSNYNRASTFWAHNIKYLRARTLELGYSLPTKLIKLVKMEKARFYVNAYNLFSLDNVKQYSIDPEINDDNGLQFPQSRFINIGLNLSF, encoded by the coding sequence ATGAAAAAGTTTAACAGGCATGTATTGCCTCCTCCGAAAACCATTCTACTTGTTTCTCTTTTCTTCTTTCTGTTCATTTCCATTACCGGCCGGGCGCAGAATAAACCGGTGTTTACCGTTTCCGGGCAAATAAAAGACAGCGCCGGGGTGGCTGTAGCCAACGCTACGGTAACCGAAAAAGGCACAAAGAATGCCGTAACCACCAGCATCGATGGCTCCTTTAATATAAAAGTGTCCAGTGAATCGGCGGTGCTTCTTATTTCATCGGTAGGATATGTTAACCAGGAAACTTCGGTGAATAGCCAGGCCAATCTCGCCATCTTATTACAAAAACTGCGGCAGGACCTGGGCGAAGTGATCGTAGTAGGTTATGGTACTACCCAAAAAGCATCTGTTATCGGTTCTATTGCCGCGGTGACCGATAAAGACATTGGCATGGTGCATGGTGGTTCAACAGTAAGTACCAGCCTGGCTGGTAAACTGCCCGGTGTTTCCTTCCGGATGCAGGATGGCCGTCCCGGCGCCAGCGCCAACATCCAGGTGCGTAACATGGGTGATGCGCTGTTTGTGATCGATGGCATTCAACAGGATGCCGGTCAGTTCAACAACCTGGCGCCAAACGATGTGGAAAGTATCACCGTGCTGAAAGACGCCTCTGCCGCTGTGTATGGGGTGCGGGCCGCAAACGGCGTTATTGTCGTTACAACCAAACGCGGAAAACTCGGCACGCGAAACACCATAAACCTGGAAGCCTATACCGGTTACCAGAACTGGATGCGGTTCCCCAATGTGCTTACCAATTCCTACGACTACATGCGGTACCGCGCCGAGGGAGAGATCAACCGCTATGGCAGTACCACTATTACGCAGGATGAACTGGAAAAATACAAGATTGGTAAAGACCCCGGTTACCAGAGTTTCGACTGGAAAGATTTTATCATAAAAAAGAATGCGCCCCAGAACTCGGTAAACCTGAATGTTACCGGCGGGTCAGACAAGATCAATTATTATTTATCTGCCACCCACCTGTACCAGAACTCCGTCTTGGGCCGCGAGTATAAATTCAACCGCACCAATATTCAATCGAATGTAACCGCCAAAATAGCCAACCGGCTAAAGGTGGGCATGAACATCAATGGCCGCATTGAAACGCGCGACAATCCCGGCGTGCCTTATGCCGATGACTACTGGCTGGCCCGTTTTGCCATTCTGCGCAATACGCCGCTGGAGCGGCCTTTTGCCAATGACAATCCCAATTATCTCAACGATATCAAACACAATGAAACCAATTGGGGCTATCTGAACACCAAATGGAGTGGAAAATACCACAACGACTGGCGGGTGCTGCAAACCAATTTCAATGCAGACTATGATGTTCCCTATGTAAAGGGTTTAACCGTGAGCGGGATGTACTCGTATTATTTGGCCGATTACCTGCTTAACAACCATGAATACACGTATACTACCTATACGTACAACCCGCTTGATGATACGTATAAACCAACCGGCGGCAGTACCAATCCCTGGCGCGAACGGGAGCAGATAAAACAGATCAATATTACCCAACAGCTTAAACTGAACTACAACCGCACTTTTGGTTTGCATACTGTTGGCGCCCTGTTTGTGAACGAGCGCATCAAAAACCAGCGCCTGCGTAACTGGATCCACGCGGTACCCAGCACCAATGCGCTCACCCTTATTTATTTCAACACGGCAGATACTTACGAAGACAGTGACGATAAGGAAGCGCGCATCGGGTACATTGGCCGCCTTACTTATAATTACGACAACAAATACTTCCTGGAAATGTCGGCCCGCCGCGATGCCTCGTATTTGTTTGCACCCAATAACCGCGTAGGCTATTTCCCTTCCATCTTTGCAGGCTGGCGGGTAATGGAAGAACCCTTTATGCAAAAGTTATTGGGTAACCACAACCCGTTAACCGATTTCAAACTCCGCGGGTCATATGGTATCCTGGGTGATGATGGCAAACAACTCGGTCTGCCCGCATTTGCCTATGTGCAGGGATATAATTATAACCAGGGCATTTCCATCCTGAGTGGCGTGCCGGTGGTAGGATCGCGAGACCGCGGTGTACCCATTACCAATATAACCTGGTTAAAAAGTAAGATGACAGATGTAGGCTTCGACTTCTCTTTATGGAATGGAAAGTTGAGCGGAACCTTCGATTACTTCTATCGTAAACGCTCCGGTTTGCGTGGCCGTAAATCAGATGTGCTGGTGCCCTCAGAGATCGGTTATGACCTGCCCGATGAGAACATCAACAGCGATGCACAGTATGGCGAAGAAGGCGCCTTAACATACAATGGATCGTATAAGAAATTACGCTTTGCCATTAGCGGTAACCTGTCGTATTCCCGCTCAAAATTCCTTTCATCGTACAAACCCGTGTTCTTTAATTCGTGGGACCAATACCGCAACTCCGGCGAGAACCGGCTTACCCGTATCAACTGGGGGTACGATGTGATAGGCCAGTTCACTTCACAGGAACAGATCAACAATTATCCCGTGAACATAGACGGGCAGGGCAACAAGACCCTGTTACCCGGCGACCTTATTTATAAAGATGTGAATGGCGATAACAAGATCGATGACTATGACGTACGGCCCATCGGTTATGGCAGCGACAACAATCCGCCCAATATCAATTATGGTATCAGCATTACGCTGCAGTACGGCAACTTCGATTTCAGGGCCGATTTCTCCGGGGCGGCCGGTTATACCTGGTTTCAGAACTGGGAAACCAGGAACCCATTTCAGAATGATGGCAACCTGAATACCATTTTCCTCGATCGCTGGCACCGCGAAAACCCATTCGATACCAAGAGCGCCTGGATCCCGGGTAAATACCCCGCGCTGCGGTTCAACGATGGCGGGCACAGCAATTACAACCGTGCCTCTACTTTTTGGGCACACAACATAAAATACTTACGCGCACGTACATTGGAGTTGGGGTATTCACTGCCTACCAAACTCATAAAACTGGTGAAAATGGAAAAGGCCAGGTTCTATGTAAATGCTTACAACCTGTTCTCGCTCGACAATGTAAAACAATACAGCATCGACCCCGAGATCAATGACGACAATGGCTTGCAGTTTCCGCAAAGCCGGTTCATTAACATAGGCTTAAACCTTTCCTTTTAA